From Prosthecobacter sp., the proteins below share one genomic window:
- a CDS encoding ABC transporter ATP-binding protein, with protein MSDASISKKDVPLLRIRDLQIEFGRHDAEPVKAVKGISLELKRGESIALVGESGSGKSATALALARLLPEPPASISAAEMTLNGHEILKMNERELRSIRGKEIAYIFQEPTTSLNPVLTIRTQIAEALALHRPDVSKAERDDEIVKWLDKVGIVDSRKRLHAYPHELSGGMQQRVMIAMALCTQPKLLIADEPTTALDVTIQKQIMDLLAQLRRDLDMSIILITHNFGIIRDVADRVAVMFRGQIVETGPVDDILRNPQHAYTKALLACVPRMGAKQPRLKAIDYALLDA; from the coding sequence ATGTCCGACGCATCCATTTCCAAGAAAGACGTCCCGCTGCTGCGCATTCGCGATTTGCAGATCGAATTCGGCCGCCATGACGCCGAGCCGGTGAAAGCCGTCAAAGGCATCAGCCTTGAGTTGAAGCGCGGCGAGTCCATCGCCCTCGTCGGCGAAAGCGGCAGTGGCAAAAGCGCCACCGCGCTCGCTTTGGCACGTCTGCTGCCCGAACCACCCGCCAGCATCTCCGCGGCGGAGATGACCTTGAACGGCCACGAGATCCTCAAGATGAACGAGCGCGAACTGCGCAGCATTCGCGGCAAAGAAATCGCCTACATCTTCCAGGAGCCGACGACTTCGCTCAATCCGGTGCTCACCATCCGCACGCAGATCGCTGAGGCGCTTGCGCTGCATCGTCCTGATGTCTCGAAGGCTGAGCGTGACGACGAAATCGTGAAGTGGCTCGACAAAGTAGGCATCGTCGATTCGCGCAAACGTCTCCATGCCTACCCGCACGAACTCAGCGGCGGCATGCAGCAGCGCGTCATGATCGCCATGGCCCTTTGCACCCAGCCGAAGCTTCTCATCGCCGACGAGCCCACCACCGCGCTCGATGTCACCATCCAAAAGCAGATCATGGACCTGCTGGCCCAGCTCCGCCGCGATCTCGACATGAGCATCATCCTCATCACGCACAACTTCGGCATCATCCGCGACGTCGCCGACCGCGTCGCCGTCATGTTCCGCGGTCAGATCGTCGAGACCGGCCCTGTGGATGACATCCTGCGCAATCCCCAGCACGCCTACACCAAGGCCCTGCTCGCCTGCGTGCCGCGCATGGGTGCCAAGCAGCCGCGCCTCAAGGCCATCGACTACGCCCTGCTGGACGCGTGA
- a CDS encoding exo-alpha-sialidase: MNATRSLLFALCGLASASAQDIFSELFNPLVPFPPLNQPQPGMQPQNGPWNNDVLVYHAKAGGDVEKLATFPRAGVPTINRMQDGRLIAAHQHFPENDPASFDKVAVHFSSDEGKTWTDAIVMKLNGLPEGMRFPFDPTLVTLPDGRVRMYFTSLRGRQFDEDLPRIHSAISTDGIEYTYEPGVRFSIEGRSVIDCAVALHQGVFHLYSPDNGKQPEPGQRPNNGPQMQPTDGIGYHATSTDGLNFVRADDVKVEGRRRWLGNAQSDDKTITFFGTGEGVFTATSSDGANWQLGDTFRIMGADPGAVAAKDGGWIVVVTGPPRNQQPTIAPEDRWLFDWAEEMRFFERQSPDAAASTTAEQINQMWSRGQAKGEGPVRLKSFPLRLDDIGYIIPLGNMQSGHTTPSDHLYLVPKGAANRSGGQRNGPQGQRMDDRDFSQLYDVVAVADGFIVMLQWRPNPQGGQAKYDPSVFDREVDLKVFIEHSAHVWSYVDHLIEVDPAIMKDVPGGVQPGRPVNVRIPVKAGQVIGKIGNQTFDFALIDTSTTRKGFVKPERFLLRDPQKPHVVDPFDYLDESVRAPLIAKCARKVPPFGGRIDYDIDGRLIGNWYEQGTGGYAGLNRRIDYWVGHLSIVYHHLDPKIIVISIGSYDGRAQQFWVKGNQPDPAGIGEKDGIVKYELIYGQLGSSGQVQMRQDGDQVQGTVLCQVLPNQKLKFEAFPGLSGTQVKNFTDRAKTYER, from the coding sequence ATGAATGCCACGCGCTCCCTGCTGTTCGCGCTGTGCGGCCTCGCGTCCGCATCAGCGCAGGATATTTTCTCCGAGCTGTTCAATCCGCTCGTGCCGTTCCCGCCGCTGAATCAGCCGCAGCCCGGCATGCAGCCGCAAAACGGCCCCTGGAACAACGACGTGCTCGTGTATCACGCCAAAGCGGGTGGCGACGTGGAAAAGCTGGCGACATTCCCTCGTGCGGGCGTTCCCACCATCAATCGCATGCAGGATGGCCGCCTCATTGCCGCGCATCAGCACTTCCCGGAGAATGATCCCGCGTCCTTCGACAAAGTGGCGGTTCATTTCTCCTCCGATGAGGGCAAAACATGGACGGATGCCATCGTGATGAAGCTCAACGGCCTGCCCGAAGGCATGCGTTTCCCGTTCGATCCCACGCTCGTGACACTGCCAGATGGCCGCGTGCGGATGTATTTCACCTCGTTGCGAGGCCGCCAGTTCGATGAAGACCTGCCACGCATCCACTCAGCCATCTCGACTGATGGCATCGAGTACACCTACGAGCCAGGTGTGCGCTTCAGCATCGAAGGCCGCTCGGTGATCGACTGCGCCGTCGCGTTGCATCAGGGTGTATTTCATCTCTACTCGCCTGACAACGGCAAACAGCCCGAGCCCGGCCAGCGCCCCAACAACGGCCCGCAGATGCAGCCCACCGACGGCATCGGTTACCACGCCACCAGCACGGACGGCCTCAACTTTGTGCGCGCAGACGATGTGAAAGTCGAAGGCCGCCGCCGCTGGCTCGGCAATGCGCAGTCGGATGACAAAACGATCACCTTCTTCGGCACGGGCGAAGGCGTTTTCACCGCCACGAGCAGCGATGGAGCGAACTGGCAGCTCGGCGACACCTTCCGCATTATGGGGGCCGATCCAGGTGCAGTGGCGGCCAAAGATGGTGGCTGGATCGTCGTTGTCACCGGTCCGCCGCGCAATCAGCAGCCCACCATTGCTCCCGAAGATCGCTGGTTGTTCGACTGGGCCGAGGAGATGCGATTTTTCGAGCGACAAAGCCCGGACGCGGCCGCCAGCACGACAGCGGAGCAGATCAACCAGATGTGGAGCCGTGGTCAGGCCAAGGGCGAAGGCCCGGTGAGGCTGAAAAGCTTTCCGCTGCGGCTCGATGACATTGGTTACATCATCCCGCTGGGAAACATGCAGAGCGGGCACACCACGCCGAGTGATCACCTGTATCTTGTGCCGAAAGGCGCCGCGAATCGTAGCGGCGGCCAGCGCAACGGCCCGCAAGGCCAGCGCATGGACGATCGCGACTTCAGCCAGCTCTATGATGTGGTCGCGGTTGCCGATGGATTCATCGTCATGCTGCAATGGCGGCCCAATCCGCAGGGCGGGCAGGCGAAGTATGATCCCAGTGTGTTTGATCGTGAAGTCGATTTGAAAGTGTTCATCGAGCACTCCGCGCATGTGTGGAGCTACGTCGATCACCTCATCGAGGTCGATCCAGCCATCATGAAGGACGTTCCTGGTGGTGTGCAACCAGGACGGCCCGTGAACGTGCGCATTCCGGTCAAAGCGGGCCAGGTCATCGGTAAAATTGGCAACCAGACGTTCGACTTCGCGCTGATCGACACCAGCACCACGCGCAAAGGCTTTGTGAAGCCCGAGCGGTTCCTGTTGCGTGATCCGCAGAAGCCCCACGTCGTGGATCCCTTCGATTATCTCGACGAATCGGTGCGCGCTCCATTGATCGCCAAATGCGCCCGCAAAGTGCCGCCGTTCGGTGGCCGCATCGACTACGACATCGACGGCAGGCTCATTGGCAACTGGTATGAGCAGGGCACCGGCGGCTACGCCGGCCTCAACCGCCGCATCGACTACTGGGTCGGCCATCTGTCCATTGTCTATCACCACCTTGATCCGAAGATCATCGTCATCTCCATCGGCAGCTACGACGGCCGCGCACAGCAATTCTGGGTCAAAGGCAACCAGCCCGATCCCGCAGGCATCGGCGAGAAGGATGGCATCGTGAAATACGAGCTGATCTACGGCCAGCTCGGCAGCTCAGGTCAGGTTCAAATGCGGCAGGACGGCGACCAAGTGCAGGGCACCGTGCTCTGTCAGGTGCTGCCAAACCAGAAGCTGAAGTTCGAAGCGTTCCCCGGTTTAAGCGGAACCCAGGTGAAGAACTTCACGGACCGAGCCAAGACATACGAGCGGTGA